One region of Baekduia soli genomic DNA includes:
- the coaBC gene encoding bifunctional phosphopantothenoylcysteine decarboxylase/phosphopantothenate--cysteine ligase CoaBC, whose protein sequence is MARLLLGVSGGIAAYKALELVRLATKAGHAVRAVQTPTSERFVGTASFAALTGAPVLTSEFERDPARGAFPDQAPPSHDPASHLELVRNADAYLIAPASANTIAKLAGGLADNLLTSAALAAPCPVLVAPAMNHHMWVHPATRANLRVLRERGVTVIEPGEGALATKGEWGMGRLAEPAELLAAVEAVVALGPARPRPWDGLRVLVTAGGTREPIDAVRYVGNRSSGRMGFAVAEAAAALGAEVTVIAANVALARASGIRYLDVETAAQLGEACAREFAACDVLVMAAAVADFRPSAAVDGKLKKDGRDELALVLERTEDVLSGLAAVRRPAQTLVGFAAEHGAPALAHGRDKLERKGLDAVVVNDVSQPGIGFDSHDNEVTIVTAAGDEHVPRATKDDVAQAILATVDRLRAAAPARAAERAR, encoded by the coding sequence ATGGCGCGCCTCCTCCTCGGGGTCAGTGGGGGTATCGCCGCGTACAAGGCGCTCGAGCTCGTGCGCCTGGCCACCAAGGCCGGCCACGCGGTGCGCGCCGTGCAGACGCCGACGAGCGAGCGCTTCGTCGGCACCGCGTCGTTCGCCGCCCTCACGGGCGCGCCGGTGCTCACCAGCGAGTTCGAGCGCGACCCGGCGCGCGGCGCGTTCCCCGACCAGGCGCCGCCGTCGCACGACCCGGCCAGCCACCTGGAGCTCGTGCGCAACGCGGATGCCTACCTCATCGCGCCGGCGTCGGCCAACACGATCGCCAAGCTGGCCGGCGGACTGGCCGACAACCTGCTGACCAGCGCCGCGCTGGCCGCCCCCTGTCCCGTGCTCGTCGCCCCGGCGATGAACCACCACATGTGGGTGCACCCGGCCACCCGCGCCAACCTGCGCGTGCTGCGTGAGCGCGGCGTGACCGTGATCGAGCCCGGCGAGGGCGCGCTGGCCACCAAGGGCGAGTGGGGGATGGGGCGCCTGGCCGAGCCGGCCGAGCTGCTGGCCGCCGTGGAGGCCGTCGTCGCGCTGGGCCCGGCGCGCCCGCGCCCGTGGGACGGCCTGCGCGTGCTGGTCACCGCCGGCGGCACCCGCGAGCCGATCGACGCCGTGCGCTACGTCGGCAACCGCTCCAGCGGCCGGATGGGCTTCGCGGTGGCCGAGGCCGCCGCGGCGCTGGGCGCCGAGGTCACGGTGATCGCCGCCAACGTCGCGCTGGCGCGCGCGTCGGGGATCCGCTACCTGGACGTGGAGACCGCGGCGCAGCTGGGGGAGGCGTGCGCGCGCGAGTTCGCGGCCTGCGACGTCCTGGTCATGGCCGCGGCGGTCGCCGACTTCCGCCCGTCGGCCGCCGTGGACGGCAAGCTCAAGAAGGACGGCCGCGACGAGCTGGCGCTCGTGCTCGAGCGCACGGAGGACGTGCTCAGCGGGCTGGCGGCGGTGCGCCGCCCGGCGCAGACGCTCGTCGGGTTCGCCGCCGAGCACGGCGCGCCGGCGCTGGCCCACGGCCGCGACAAACTCGAGCGCAAGGGACTGGATGCGGTGGTGGTCAACGACGTCTCACAGCCGGGCATCGGGTTCGACTCCCACGACAACGAGGTGACGATCGTCACCGCGGCGGGCGACGAGCACGTCCCCCGCGCCACGAAGGACGACGTCGCGCAGGCGATCCTCGCGACCGTCGACCGGCTCCGCGCCGCGGCCCCGGCCCGCGCGGCGGAGCGGGCGCGATGA
- a CDS encoding YlxR family protein, producing MVAADQRVVADPSATMPGRGAYVCDQACARRAVQRRAVTRALRRRVDIPQDFVESIGLHGEKAHP from the coding sequence CTGGTCGCGGCGGACCAGCGGGTCGTCGCGGACCCGTCGGCCACCATGCCGGGCAGAGGTGCGTACGTCTGTGACCAGGCGTGCGCCCGTAGGGCGGTCCAGCGCCGCGCAGTGACCCGAGCCCTGAGGCGCAGGGTCGACATCCCGCAAGACTTCGTAGAATCAATAGGACTGCATGGCGAAAAAGCGCATCCATGA
- a CDS encoding AAA family ATPase, producing the protein MSADERLDGSEIARAGLLARRIGEAVHDAVEVRAEVLQDLLVCILAEGHVLIEDLPGVGKTTLARAVARVTDLGFARVQCTADLLPADVVGTNIFNQREDRFEFRPGPVFANVVLVDEINRASPKTQSGLLECMQERRVTVDVHSHELARPFVVLATQNPVEFEGTYPLPEAQVDRFMARLSLGYPTPAAEVDMLRDHEAGDRVERMEPVATAADVLEAIGVATRVVASDRLRGYIVALIQRTREDARTELGASPRAGLMLLRAAKARAVLQGRDHVLPDDVQALAGVVLSHRIVLAPEALEATGEQIVADALAATPAL; encoded by the coding sequence ATGAGCGCCGACGAGCGCCTCGACGGCTCGGAGATCGCCCGTGCCGGGCTGCTGGCGCGGCGCATCGGCGAGGCCGTCCACGACGCGGTCGAGGTCCGGGCCGAGGTCCTGCAGGACCTCCTGGTCTGCATCCTGGCCGAGGGTCACGTGCTCATCGAGGACCTGCCCGGCGTCGGCAAGACGACGCTGGCCCGCGCGGTGGCGCGCGTCACCGACCTCGGCTTCGCACGCGTGCAGTGCACGGCCGACCTGCTGCCCGCCGACGTCGTGGGCACCAACATCTTCAACCAGCGCGAGGACCGCTTCGAGTTCCGGCCCGGGCCGGTGTTCGCCAACGTCGTGCTCGTCGACGAGATCAACCGCGCCTCGCCCAAGACGCAGTCGGGCCTGCTGGAGTGCATGCAGGAGCGCCGCGTCACCGTCGACGTGCACTCCCACGAGCTCGCCCGGCCGTTCGTCGTGCTGGCCACGCAGAACCCGGTGGAGTTCGAGGGCACCTACCCGCTGCCCGAGGCCCAGGTCGACCGGTTCATGGCGCGCCTCTCGCTCGGCTACCCGACGCCCGCGGCCGAGGTCGACATGCTCCGCGACCACGAGGCGGGCGACCGCGTCGAGAGGATGGAGCCCGTCGCCACCGCCGCCGACGTGCTCGAGGCCATCGGCGTCGCCACGCGCGTCGTGGCGTCCGATCGGCTGCGCGGCTACATCGTCGCGCTCATCCAGCGCACCCGCGAGGACGCGCGCACCGAGCTGGGCGCCAGCCCGCGCGCCGGCCTCATGCTCCTGCGCGCCGCGAAGGCCCGCGCCGTCCTGCAGGGCCGCGACCACGTGCTGCCCGACGACGTCCAGGCGCTGGCCGGCGTCGTGCTGTCGCACCGCATCGTGCTCGCCCCCGAGGCCCTGGAGGCCACGGGCGAGCAGATCGTGGCCGACGCCCTGGCGGCGACACCGGCGCTGTAG
- the mihF gene encoding integration host factor, actinobacterial type, producing the protein MSPAANSPTKHTAAPERSLNQRMDALQKANVIRTRRAQLKRDLKAGRVSIHQLLLEPPEFLETAKVFDMLLAVPKYGRVKANKILQTCRISPSKTIGGLSDRQRAELVGMLRK; encoded by the coding sequence ATGTCGCCGGCCGCCAACTCGCCCACCAAGCACACGGCGGCACCCGAACGCAGCCTCAACCAGCGGATGGACGCCCTGCAGAAGGCGAACGTCATCCGCACGCGTCGCGCCCAGCTCAAGCGCGATCTGAAGGCCGGGCGGGTGTCGATCCACCAGCTGCTCCTCGAACCGCCGGAGTTCCTCGAGACCGCGAAGGTCTTCGACATGCTCCTGGCCGTCCCGAAGTACGGGCGGGTGAAGGCCAACAAGATCCTGCAGACCTGCCGGATCTCGCCCTCCAAGACCATCGGCGGCCTCTCGGACCGCCAGCGTGCCGAGCTCGTCGGCATGCTCCGCAAGTAA
- a CDS encoding transglutaminase-like domain-containing protein, whose translation MTSIPAPPPRAAGLGLRALGTGAVVRLGALAALSLYAAEHWATIVEPAARGDLFGLFVVAIACGLAARGVAALPSRAVRLAAVAALALVTLAAILLVGNVPLRLLRPDRWDTLASGIGGALGAIPALRVPYTGVDPWLHIVLRTGGGLLLTAAACLGLARRPRTFAAAVCLGVLYTVPIIEAGPRHPYLDGAVFTVLLGVLVLGERLGPREAPMAAGLGAAALVAAVLVAPHLDSRSPWVDYEALAESLQSGKTTTFSWNQRYGPIMWTRDGLEMARIRSRGNLYFKTTALERFDGVGWRQTRDVLANSDDTELAVRHPGWFQTIHVSIKGLKSRPFIGAGTTLRVERSTKPVQPATPGTFEASGTPLRRGDSYDAAVYYPRPSTTEMQVAGTDYPVIVLRDLTVGLPAQAGLGPLDVDFAAWGSDGLTTARAANGFDRIDPDQVLADSPYGRTYALARQIRAASTDPYDYVRNVIARVQRGARYTENPPAPGDLAPLDAFLFRDRAGYCQYFAGATALLLRMGGVPARMAAGFSPGLLTSGEHRLSDLDAHAWVEVYFPRLGWVTFDPTPGDSPARSQITDTQRAAESIKNAAPQAQQGSDRLTDPTAGGAAGVGAQDGGGSPLALIAGIVGGWAWWRPARRSPCASAGGGAAPIPTSTSCAWRSRAPAARRRRRRRWPGSSGCWATARARWATCVRCAWRATAGSPRRRRPRSAARCAARSSRAWAPAPGWPRCGRSRRARASCGMCCGCGAGAPTLAEMTEADVYDLFRQGTELLERGDHHAATVPLGRARELAPDKDSVREAYGRALFGAQRFREAAEEFGAVAEHAPTNDYALFCLGRALQQLGRHAEARHPLALACNLQPQRADYRRYRDQARRRAA comes from the coding sequence ATGACCTCGATCCCGGCACCCCCGCCGCGCGCCGCGGGCCTCGGCCTGCGCGCGCTGGGCACCGGCGCGGTCGTGCGCCTCGGCGCGCTGGCGGCGCTCTCGCTCTACGCGGCCGAGCACTGGGCCACGATCGTCGAGCCCGCTGCGCGCGGCGACCTCTTCGGCCTGTTCGTGGTGGCGATCGCGTGCGGGCTGGCGGCGCGCGGGGTCGCCGCGCTGCCGTCGCGCGCCGTGCGCCTCGCGGCGGTCGCCGCGCTCGCGCTCGTGACGCTGGCGGCGATCCTGCTCGTCGGCAACGTGCCGCTGCGCCTGCTGCGGCCCGACCGCTGGGACACCCTGGCCTCGGGGATCGGCGGGGCGCTCGGTGCGATCCCCGCCCTCCGCGTGCCCTACACGGGCGTCGACCCCTGGCTGCACATCGTCCTGCGCACCGGCGGCGGCCTGCTGCTGACCGCCGCCGCCTGCCTCGGACTGGCCCGGCGCCCGCGCACGTTCGCGGCCGCCGTCTGCCTCGGTGTCCTCTACACGGTGCCGATCATCGAGGCCGGCCCGCGGCACCCCTACCTCGACGGGGCCGTCTTCACCGTGCTGCTCGGCGTGCTGGTCCTCGGAGAGCGCCTCGGCCCCCGCGAGGCGCCGATGGCCGCCGGCCTCGGCGCCGCGGCCCTGGTCGCCGCGGTCCTCGTCGCGCCGCACCTGGACTCCCGCTCGCCCTGGGTGGACTACGAGGCGCTGGCCGAGTCGCTGCAGAGCGGCAAGACCACCACCTTCTCGTGGAACCAGCGCTACGGCCCGATCATGTGGACGCGCGACGGCCTGGAGATGGCCCGCATCCGGTCGCGGGGCAACCTGTACTTCAAGACCACGGCGCTGGAGCGCTTCGACGGCGTGGGATGGCGGCAGACCCGGGACGTGCTGGCCAACAGCGACGACACCGAGCTCGCCGTCCGCCACCCCGGCTGGTTCCAGACGATCCACGTCTCGATCAAGGGCCTGAAGTCGCGGCCCTTCATCGGGGCGGGCACGACGCTGCGCGTCGAGCGCTCCACCAAGCCGGTGCAGCCGGCCACCCCCGGGACCTTCGAGGCCTCGGGCACGCCGCTGCGCCGCGGCGACTCGTACGACGCCGCGGTGTACTACCCGCGGCCGAGCACCACCGAGATGCAGGTCGCGGGCACCGACTACCCCGTCATCGTGCTGCGCGACCTCACCGTCGGCCTGCCCGCCCAGGCGGGGCTGGGCCCACTGGACGTCGACTTCGCCGCCTGGGGCAGCGACGGCCTGACCACCGCACGGGCGGCCAACGGCTTCGACCGCATCGACCCCGACCAGGTCCTGGCCGACTCGCCCTACGGCCGCACCTACGCCCTGGCCCGTCAGATCCGCGCCGCCTCGACCGACCCCTACGACTACGTGCGCAACGTCATCGCGCGCGTGCAGCGCGGGGCGCGCTACACCGAGAACCCGCCGGCGCCGGGCGACCTCGCGCCGCTGGACGCCTTCCTGTTCCGCGACCGCGCGGGCTACTGCCAGTACTTCGCGGGCGCGACGGCGCTGCTGCTGCGCATGGGCGGGGTGCCCGCCCGCATGGCGGCCGGCTTCTCGCCGGGCCTGCTGACCTCGGGCGAGCACCGCCTCAGCGACCTCGACGCCCACGCCTGGGTCGAGGTCTACTTCCCGCGCCTGGGCTGGGTCACGTTCGACCCGACGCCGGGCGACTCGCCGGCCCGCTCGCAGATCACCGACACGCAGCGCGCGGCCGAGTCCATCAAGAACGCCGCGCCCCAGGCCCAGCAGGGCAGCGACCGGCTGACCGACCCCACCGCCGGCGGCGCGGCCGGGGTCGGCGCGCAGGACGGCGGCGGCTCTCCGCTCGCGCTCATCGCCGGCATCGTCGGCGGGTGGGCGTGGTGGCGGCCGGCGCGGCGGTCGCCCTGCGCCAGCGCTGGCGGCGGCGCAGCGCCGATCCCGACCTCGACGAGCTGCGCCTGGCGCTCGCGCGCACCGGCCGCGCGGCGACGCCGTCGACGACGCTGGCCCGGCTCGAGCGGCTGCTGGGCGACAGCGAGGGCTCGCTGGGCTACCTGCGTGCGCTGCGCCTGGCGCGCTACGGCGGGATCGCCGCGCCGCCGACGGCCGCGCAGCGCCGCGCGATGCGCCGCTCGCTCGTCGCGGGCCTGGGCCCCCGCGCCCGGATGGCCGCGCTGTGGACGTTCCCGCCGCGCCCGCGCGAGCTGTGGGATGTGCTGCGGGTGCGGCGCAGGCGCCCCTACACTGGCTGAGATGACCGAGGCCGATGTGTACGACCTCTTCCGTCAGGGCACCGAGCTGCTCGAGCGCGGCGACCACCACGCGGCGACCGTCCCGCTGGGCCGCGCCCGCGAGCTGGCGCCGGACAAGGACTCCGTCCGCGAGGCCTACGGGCGGGCCCTGTTCGGGGCCCAGCGCTTCCGCGAGGCCGCCGAGGAGTTCGGCGCCGTCGCCGAGCACGCCCCGACCAACGACTATGCCTTGTTCTGCCTGGGCCGGGCGCTGCAGCAGCTCGGCCGCCACGCCGAGGCGCGCCATCCGCTGGCGCTGGCCTGCAACCTGCAGCCCCAGCGCGCCGACTACCGGCGCTACCGCGACCAGGCCCGCCGCCGGGCGGCCTGA
- a CDS encoding ribosome maturation factor RimP produces MTSIQDEIERRLAEREPDVEVLLAELKGDTVELFIDHPDGVTLELCERVTRALPELLEEHGLTVSSPGLERPLSKPDHFRRFIGRRARVRTREARDGHRSFTGELVGASESEVTIAADNGLVAIPYDAIARSNLVES; encoded by the coding sequence ATGACCAGCATCCAGGACGAGATCGAGCGCAGGCTCGCCGAGCGCGAGCCCGACGTCGAGGTGCTGCTGGCCGAGCTCAAGGGCGACACCGTCGAGCTCTTCATCGACCACCCCGACGGCGTCACGCTCGAGCTGTGCGAGCGCGTCACGCGGGCGCTCCCCGAGCTGCTGGAGGAGCACGGGCTGACCGTGTCCTCGCCCGGCCTCGAACGTCCTCTGAGCAAGCCGGATCACTTCCGCCGGTTCATCGGCCGCCGGGCGCGGGTCCGCACCCGCGAGGCCCGCGACGGGCACCGGTCGTTCACCGGCGAGCTCGTCGGCGCCTCCGAGTCCGAGGTGACGATCGCCGCCGACAACGGCCTGGTCGCCATCCCGTACGACGCCATCGCCCGTTCGAACCTCGTCGAGTCCTAG
- the nusA gene encoding transcription termination factor NusA, which yields MSREILEAMTALAREKGIASEKLMAALEDALLSAYKKLPGAARYARVEVDHETGDFVVIRYRIPKDLEAELIGETIEEESYIDPETGDRVEPQDPEIDPARFEQYRDRIEEIDDTPEDFGRIAAQTAKQVILQRIREAERDMMFEEYRDRVGELITGIVQQSDSRYTLVQLRERVEALLPKGEQVDGERYDHGQRVKAVIKEVSPSTKGPSIIVSRRDGELIKKLFELEVPEIADGLVEIANVAREPGYRSKIAVISHADGVDPVGACVGPRGSRVRMVVSELRGEKIDIIPYNDEPARFVAKALSPARVREVLVDDESKQATVIVPDDQLSLAIGREGQNARLAARLTGWRIDIKSESDFAATATATEEYEGEEVGGRCQAISVRGRRCPNEALPGSPFCGLPKHQALSRFTTAQVAILEPLSDEEIGDLSDPDKTWDDVVDIVTRAEELFGDQELVVQEGADEGDFPAEEGEDEEADADLEADHAEAEAEVQADVEADPDDGVDLAGDDALEPAPEASEPDGEAPAEAPEQQAQEPTS from the coding sequence ATGTCCCGCGAGATCCTGGAAGCCATGACCGCGCTGGCGCGCGAGAAGGGCATCGCATCCGAGAAGCTGATGGCCGCGCTGGAGGACGCGCTGCTGTCGGCCTACAAGAAGCTGCCCGGGGCCGCCCGCTACGCCCGCGTCGAGGTCGACCACGAGACCGGGGACTTCGTCGTCATCCGGTACCGCATCCCGAAGGACCTCGAGGCCGAGCTCATCGGCGAGACGATCGAGGAGGAGTCCTACATCGACCCGGAGACGGGTGATCGCGTCGAGCCGCAGGACCCCGAGATCGACCCGGCCAGGTTCGAGCAGTACCGCGACCGCATCGAGGAGATCGACGACACCCCCGAGGACTTCGGCCGCATCGCCGCGCAGACCGCCAAGCAGGTCATCCTGCAGCGGATCCGCGAGGCCGAGCGCGACATGATGTTCGAGGAGTACCGCGACCGCGTCGGCGAGCTGATCACCGGCATCGTCCAGCAGTCGGACTCCCGCTACACGCTGGTCCAGCTGCGCGAGCGCGTCGAGGCGCTGCTGCCCAAGGGCGAGCAGGTCGACGGCGAGCGCTACGACCACGGCCAGCGCGTCAAGGCCGTCATCAAGGAGGTCTCGCCCTCCACGAAGGGTCCCTCCATCATCGTCAGCCGCCGCGACGGCGAGCTCATCAAGAAGCTCTTCGAGCTCGAGGTCCCCGAGATCGCCGACGGGCTGGTCGAGATCGCCAACGTCGCCCGCGAGCCGGGCTACCGCTCCAAGATCGCCGTGATCTCGCACGCCGACGGCGTGGACCCGGTCGGCGCGTGCGTCGGCCCCCGCGGCTCGCGCGTGCGCATGGTGGTGTCCGAGCTGCGCGGCGAGAAGATCGACATCATCCCCTACAACGACGAGCCCGCCCGGTTCGTCGCCAAGGCGCTGTCGCCGGCCCGCGTCCGCGAGGTCCTCGTCGACGACGAGTCCAAGCAGGCCACGGTCATCGTCCCCGACGACCAGCTCTCGCTGGCCATCGGCCGCGAGGGCCAGAACGCCCGCCTCGCCGCCCGCCTGACGGGCTGGCGCATCGACATCAAGTCCGAGTCGGACTTCGCGGCGACCGCCACGGCCACCGAGGAGTACGAGGGCGAGGAGGTCGGCGGCCGCTGCCAGGCCATCAGCGTCCGCGGTCGTCGCTGCCCGAACGAGGCGCTGCCCGGGTCGCCGTTCTGCGGCCTGCCCAAGCACCAGGCCCTCTCCCGCTTCACGACCGCCCAGGTCGCGATCCTCGAGCCGCTCAGCGACGAGGAGATCGGCGACCTGTCCGATCCCGACAAGACCTGGGACGACGTCGTCGACATCGTCACCCGCGCCGAGGAGCTGTTCGGCGATCAGGAGCTCGTCGTCCAGGAGGGCGCCGACGAGGGCGACTTCCCGGCCGAGGAGGGCGAGGACGAGGAGGCCGACGCCGACCTCGAGGCCGACCACGCCGAGGCCGAGGCCGAGGTCCAGGCCGACGTGGAGGCGGACCCCGACGACGGCGTCGACCTGGCCGGCGACGACGCCCTCGAGCCCGCGCCCGAGGCCTCCGAGCCCGACGGCGAGGCGCCCGCCGAGGCCCCCGAGCAGCAGGCGCAGGAGCCGACGTCGTAA
- the gmk gene encoding guanylate kinase, with amino-acid sequence MGAAARPPAGTARPGVFVITGPSGVGKGTLIRLLRERVPELALSVSATTRQARPGETQGEHYHFLSDEEFARHVAAGDFVEWAEYSGRRYGTLREELERHTSGGRPVVLEIELQGARQVRETLPDAVQIFIRPPTEDALRDRLIGRGTDDAEQIERRLEVAQDELAAAGEFQHVVVNDRLDEAVDALAAIVRGTLGP; translated from the coding sequence GTGGGCGCCGCGGCCCGTCCGCCGGCCGGGACCGCCCGCCCCGGGGTCTTCGTGATCACCGGCCCCTCGGGGGTCGGCAAGGGGACGCTGATCCGCCTGCTGCGCGAGCGCGTGCCCGAGCTCGCGCTGAGCGTGTCGGCCACCACGCGCCAGGCGCGCCCCGGCGAGACCCAGGGCGAGCACTACCACTTCCTCTCCGACGAGGAGTTCGCCCGCCACGTCGCCGCGGGCGACTTCGTGGAGTGGGCCGAGTACTCGGGCCGGCGCTACGGGACGCTGCGCGAGGAGCTGGAGCGCCACACCTCCGGCGGGCGCCCCGTCGTGCTGGAGATCGAGCTCCAGGGCGCGCGCCAGGTGCGCGAGACGCTGCCCGACGCCGTGCAGATCTTCATCCGGCCGCCGACCGAGGACGCGCTGCGCGACCGCCTCATCGGCCGCGGCACCGACGACGCCGAGCAGATCGAGCGCCGCCTCGAGGTGGCCCAGGACGAGCTCGCCGCCGCGGGGGAGTTCCAGCACGTCGTCGTCAACGACCGCCTCGACGAGGCGGTCGACGCCTTGGCCGCGATCGTGCGGGGTACACTGGGCCCGTGA
- the rpoZ gene encoding DNA-directed RNA polymerase subunit omega, with protein MISPRIDKLLVHVDSNYASVLVAAKRARQINSYYHNLGEGTFDEFPRPWSRRSARTT; from the coding sequence GTGATCAGCCCCCGCATCGACAAGCTGCTCGTCCACGTGGACTCCAACTACGCGTCGGTCCTCGTCGCCGCCAAGCGCGCGCGGCAGATCAACTCGTACTACCACAACCTCGGCGAGGGCACGTTCGACGAGTTCCCCCGCCCATGGTCGAGACGATCAGCAAGAACTACCTGA